The window CGAAGTGCCGCGATAAATGCTGTCGAAAATCGCCGGCTGGCGAGTCCGGGCGTAATCGGCAATCTGCTGACTGAATTCTTCGGCACGGGCATAGCGCAAGCGCGCCCCGCCCTCACCGAGCAGTCGAATGATTTCAGGCTCATCGAGCTGGGCGAGAATGCGTGCCGTCAGGTCGCCGCGCAGGATGTCGGCGCGGCTCACCCTGATCGGCGCCCTGACGACCGCGCCGCGAATCTTGGGGCTGGCGCCATAGGTGAGCGACTCGCCGGTCAATCGATCCCCATCGAACACCTGCAGCACGCGGCTGGCCGGCCAGCGCGGCATTTCCGTCACCAGCGGCAATGCGTACAGATACAGCGAATCAACCGCTTGGCTGCCGCGCAGTTGCGCGATGACCCGTGCCGAATCCGCATCGGCCCGGAACAGACGCATGGCGTCCTGTAACTCGGGTGGGGGCGGCGCGTTATCCAGATGCATCTTGCGCAGCGCGTTATCGCTGACGCCGCTGATATCGGCCACCTTGAGCAACTGCGCATCGGAAAATTCTTCGGCGGCATGGCCCATACGCCGCAACAGGGTCAACCGGTCCCACTGCAGAGGACGTTCCAGGGTATGCCGCCAGGCACCGCGGCCATTGTGTTCAAGCAATGGCTGGTAAGCGTCAGGATCGGAGGGATGCCTGATGCGCCATTTGCCCAGTGATTCATCAAAGAACTGTTGGTAAGCCTGACCGCCCTGGCGCATGTAGGTTGTTCCATCGACCCGATGCTGCCCTGACAGATTCGGACCGCCGCTGGCCTCCAGTGCCACCGGGGAAGCATAAGCACGCAGATCCGGTTTCCACAGCCGGGTTTTGCCATTGGGCAATGTCACCGGGCGCAGATCTTCGAGCACTGCGGGTGCTTCGGCCGCCTGAAACTTGCGTACCCCGGCGCCCACCCCGGCCATCAACGCAATCTGCACGAGGTTTTCTGCCACATCCACCAGATGATCCTTGGCTGCCCGGCGATCGCCCTCCCCCCACTCGACCGCACCTTCAAGGGTTTCGTACAACAACTGGCCGGCCATCACTACCATCATTACTTCGCCCAGGACTGGCACGAACATCGACACCAGGTTCAGGCCCAGCAGACCGACCTCCATCAGGTGGGCCAGCTTCGCCTCTCGGGCCTTGGCGTCGACCTCTTGGGTCGGCACCGCATGACTGCGCGCATCGGCCAGCACTTTGGCGCAATGTTGCTGGTAGAGGTATTCCCAGAGATCCTCGTTTTCCGCCCAGATGCCTCGCCCCTTGCGCGTGAGGGTAGAGGGTGCGAGATACGGATCCGCTGCCGGCGCAAGTTTCGCCGGACGTTCGGGCGGCAGCTCCCTGATATGGGTAAATGCTGCGGTGTGAGTAAACGCGTTGACAATCGTGCGCCAGGGCGAGCGCCACGGATCGCTGGGGGAGTCGGCGGCCTTTTGCGTGAACTGGCTGAAATAGTACGGTCGCTGGTCGTAGGGGACGAACTGGCTGAAAAAGCGTTGGTACGGGGTCGGCTCTGCGCCGGTGACCGCGGCGCTTCCTGCAGTGAACAGGCTCTTGAACTCTTGCTTCATCTGCGCGCCGCTGTAGCGCTTGAGCGGATGTTCGGGATCGTTGGGAACGTAGAGAATCACTTCGTCGCTGTAGCGATATTTTTCGCAGATCGAGAACGCCACGCAGCCAGTCATGCGCTTTCTCATCAGGCCCAGGTCTTCGAACCAGACCTGCTTGCGGCCCATCCACGGATGCCTCTCGCCGTTGATCACCGAAACGATCATCGTGTAGTCCGCCGGTTCAATGTCCTTTTTCAACAGCGCCAGTTCAGCGGCGGCGCGCAGAGCTGCCTTCTGACTGGCGATGAACGGCTCGCGAAGTGCGGTGGGTGCAGTCGTGGCGGCCGGATAAAAGAAGCCCTTCAGATACGCCTGGTATTGCTTGCCGATGTCCAGGCTGCGGCACAACGTCAGAAACTGGCTGACGCTGAGGTTGACCGGCACCGCTTCGTAAGTGTCCGTTGTAGCGGTTTGCTTAACGAACCCGGAAGTCTTGTGATAGGCCCCCGGTTTGCATTCGTAATCTTCGAAATTGTGCAGTGCGGCGTCGAGCATCGACAGCTTGAGCACTTCGAACGATGACAGTTCGATCTCGAAAATGCTGATTTCCAGTGGGCGTCGCAGGCACAGCAGGATCTTGTCGACATCCACTTGCAGCTGGAATCGGTCCTTCAGGGCCTTGATCAACAGGGGCCGGGCGAATGCTTCAACGTCCTGAAACGTCGCCATGCTTTGGTCCAGACGGTTCTGCGCCTCAAGACTGGCGACGAAGCTCACATTCAAGGCCTCGCGCTGGTCAGGTGCGGCGTTGCGGTACCACGGTGGCAGCGTTGTATGAATGTCCTTGAATGCCTGGCGTCTTTGCGTCGAAGCGTCGGTCAGCCATTGGGGGATGGATTGTTCGAGGAAGTCGCCGTGCAGGCTTTGGGTTGCCGCTGGCCGGACTGTTGGCGCAATGGATGGGATGACGGTCATGGTCGCTCCTTTTTGGTGGAGCCAAGAGCAGACCATCTCGAACATTCGCATCTGCGGTAGATAGATATCGCACGGTGAGTGGAAACCAATCGACTGTATGGGCGCGCGCGGGCAGGCCATCGAGTGGCAAGTTGGCTATGCTCTTCTGGACAACTGACGCTACGAGGGATTTATGGACGATCCAGTCGACAACAAACCGCCGAGCTTCTGGCAAATGTTGCACAGCGTGATGGCGGCAGCGTTCGGGGTGCAGAGCGGCAAAAACCGGGCAAGGGACTTCACCCACGGCAAGCCCAGCCATTTCGTGCTGCTGGGCATTCTGTTCACGGCGGTGTTCGCCCTGACGCTGTTTGCCATCGTCAAACTGGTGCTGCATTTCGCCGGGGTTTGACGAGTTTCAGCGCATCAGGGTCTGCAAGGTGAACGGATAACGGTAGGAAGCCGGGCGGCCCTTGGCCGAGAGTTTGCGAAAACTCACGCCGTAGTCTGGCGACTCACCCATGGCCAGCATTTGCCGGGCCTGCCTTTTGTCGATCAGTTGCAACAAGGGCAACTGCCGGTCACGCCCGCCGAACTGATTCAGATCGACGCCTTGCTGATAGTCATGCACTTCCACCAGGGCCCAGCCGCCCAGGGTGAAGTGCCCGCCCAACAATGCACTCAGACGCCCGTCGACCATCGCCTGCAAAGCCGCCGGTGAAGTATTGACCGCGCTGAACAGGGCGTCTTTGCCCGGGACCTTGCCGGCCTCGGAAAACGCGCGCATTGCGCCGAACGCCATCTCATCATTGGCCGACCACACCAGCGACACCTTCGGATAGCGGGCGAACAGTTGTTTCGCCTGTTCGTAGGCACGTTGCTGCGTCCAGCCGCTGTAGACCAGTTGACGCAGGCGTACCTGCGGATGCTCGGCCAAAGCGCGCTGCATGCCGTGTTCGCGCAACTGCGCCGACGGGGTGATCTTCAGACCGGAGAACGCCAGCACTTCAATCGGCTCATTCGCGGCAACGGGCGGGTGCAGACGAATCAGTTCCTTCATCATCAGATAACCGCCCTCCTCGTCGTTCGGCACCAGACTGCCGATGCGGTCGGTGCGCTCGCCGACCAAGGCCTGCTGATTGGGGGTCAGTGCGGCATTCACGATAAACAGCTTTACCCCGCTGTTTTGCGCAAGTCGCAGGATCTGCGGGGCAACGTATTGTTCGTTGGCGAATATCAGATAATCGGGCCGATTCGAGCCCTGCAACGCCAGACGCGCCTGTGCCAAGGTGAGTTCAGGCTGGCGTTGGGAATAGAGGATTTGCAGATCGATCCCCAAGTCCCGGGCGGCCGCCTGCATGAATTGTGAATAGTTGAGCCAAAAGGCTTCCTGCGTCGAGCCCGGGTTAAGAAACAGCACCGACTCCGCCCGTGCGCAGGTGGAAAACACCGCACCGAAGAGCAGAAAGCTGACGTGGAGAAACTTGAACATTAATCATCCGGGCCCAAGGAAAAATGGCCGCGCATTATAGCCATCCAGACACCGGCTATTGACGCCTGATCCCGTTTTTTGTCCGACAATCGTCGGGCGCGGACCCGGATGGGTCGTTTACTGATGACTGACCCAGAATACCGCTGTCCCCACGACCAGAATGATCAGGAACAAAATGGCCCATGCATCAACGCTGCTATCGCTTTTCCTTGCCTTGGTCGGATTGCTCATTGCATCGCCTCTTATCGGTTTTATCGGTGATTGCAGAAAGACTCGTCCACAGTTAAGACGATGATTGTCCGCACGACAAATGTGGAATAGCTAATAACTGTTCTCGTTAGGCGATTTGGTTCTTTACATATACTCAAACATCACTTTTGCGCATAACTGCAAACGGGTATATTGCCCCGGCTCCGTTAGGGAGTGCGCGGCCGTGCGCGCAGAATTGCAGAGGCACCATCGGACTCCAGCAAGCGAAAACGCAGCGTTTTCCGAGTAGCCCAAAGCCTGAGAACAGGACTTATATGTACGTATACGACGAGTACGATCAGCGGATCATCGAGGACCGCGTCAAGCAGTTCCGTGATCAGACCCGACGCTATCTGGCAGGTGAGCTGAGCGAAGAAGAATTCCGCCCCCTGCGCCTGCAAAATGGCCTGTACATCCAGCGTTTTGCGCCGATGTTGCGTGTTGCGGTGCCTTACGGCCAACTGACTTCGCGTCAGACGCGCATGATGGCCAAGATTGCCCGCGACTACGACAAGGGCTACGCCCACATCAGTACCCGGCAGAACGTGCAGTTCAACTGGCCGGCGGTGGAAGACATCCCGGACATCCTCGCCGAACTGGCCACCGTGCAGATGCACGCGATCCAGACCAGCGGCAACTGCCTGCGCAACGTCACCACCGACCAGTTCGCCGGTGTCGCCGCCGACGAATTGATCGACCCGCGCCCATGGTGCGAAATCGTCCGTCAGTGGACCACCTTCCACCCGGAATTCGCCTACCTGCCGCGTAAATTCAAGATCGCCGTCAACGGTTCGACCGCTGACCGCGCCGCCATCGAAGTTCACGACATCGGTCTTGAACCCGTGCATAACGAAGCCGGCGAACTGGGTTTCCGCGTGCTGGTGGGCGGTGGCCTGGGTCGTACTCCGGTCGTCGGTGCGTTCATCAACGAGTTCCTGCCATGGCAGGATCTGTTGAGCTATCTCGACGCCATCCTGCGGGTCTACAACCGCTACGGCCGTCGCGACAACAAATACAAGGCGCGGATCAAGATCCTCGTCAAAGCCCTCACGCCTGAAGTGTTCGCACAGAAAGTCGATGCGGAAATGGAACACCTGCGCGGTGGCCAGACTACATTGACCGAAGCGGAGCTGCATCGCGTCGCCAAGCACTTCGTTGATCCGGACTACAAGGCGCTGGACAACCAGACCGCCGAGCTGGCCGCACTCGACAAGGAACATCCAGGCTTCGCCCGCTGGCGCACCCGTAACACCCTGGCGCACAAAAAGCCGGGTTATGTGGCCGTGACCCTGTCGCTGAAACCGACCGGCGTCGCGCCGGGCGACATCACCGACAAGCAGCTCGACGCCGTTGCCGATCTGGCCGACCGCTACAGCTTCGGCCAACTGCGCACCTCCCACGAGCAGAACATCATTCTTGCCGACGTCGAGCAGAGCCAGTTGTTCACCCTGTGGGGCGAGCTGCGTGAAGGCGGTTTCGCGACGCCGAACATCGGCCTGCTGACCGACATCATCTGCTGCCCGGGCGGTGATTTCTGCTCGCTGGCCAACGCCAAGTCGATCCCGATTGCCGAATCGATCCAGCGCCGTTTCGATGACCTCGATTACCTGTTCGACATCGGTGAGCTGGACCTGAACATCTCCGGATGCATGAACGCCTGTGGTCACCACCATGTGGGCCACATCGGCATTCTCGGCGTGGACAAGAAAGGCGAAGAGTTCTATCAGGTCTCCCTCGGCGGCAGCGCCAGCCGTGACGCGAGCCTGGGCAAGATCCTCGGCCCGTCCTTCGCTCAGGAAGCCATGCCTGACGTCATTTCGAAGCTGATCGACGTGTACGTGGAACAACGTACCGAAGACGAGCGCTTCATCGACACCTATCAGCGTATTGGCATCGACCTCTTCAAGGAACGCGTCTATGCAGCGAATCATTAAGAACAACGAAGTCGTCGACGAAACCTGGCACTTGCTGCCCAAGGATTTCAACATCGACGAAATCAGCAATTGCGACGATCTGATCGTTCCACTGCAACTGTGGCGCGAGCACAGTCGCATGCTCAAGGCCCGCGACGGTGGCTTGGGCGTATGGCTGGACGCCGACGAAGAAGCCGAGGAAATCGGTGACGACGTCGCCGAGTTTCAGGTCATTGCGTTGAACTTCCCGGCGTTCACCGACGGCCGCAACTACTCCAATGCACGCCTTTTGCGTGACCGTTACGGTTTCAAAGGCGAGCTGCGGGCAATCGGCGACGTGTTGCGCGACCAGTTGTTCTACATGCACCGCTGTGGCTTCGACG of the Pseudomonas sp. Seg1 genome contains:
- a CDS encoding DUF934 domain-containing protein: MQRIIKNNEVVDETWHLLPKDFNIDEISNCDDLIVPLQLWREHSRMLKARDGGLGVWLDADEEAEEIGDDVAEFQVIALNFPAFTDGRNYSNARLLRDRYGFKGELRAIGDVLRDQLFYMHRCGFDAFAVRADKDPYEALEGLKDFSVTYQAATDEPLPLFRRR
- a CDS encoding nitrite/sulfite reductase; amino-acid sequence: MYVYDEYDQRIIEDRVKQFRDQTRRYLAGELSEEEFRPLRLQNGLYIQRFAPMLRVAVPYGQLTSRQTRMMAKIARDYDKGYAHISTRQNVQFNWPAVEDIPDILAELATVQMHAIQTSGNCLRNVTTDQFAGVAADELIDPRPWCEIVRQWTTFHPEFAYLPRKFKIAVNGSTADRAAIEVHDIGLEPVHNEAGELGFRVLVGGGLGRTPVVGAFINEFLPWQDLLSYLDAILRVYNRYGRRDNKYKARIKILVKALTPEVFAQKVDAEMEHLRGGQTTLTEAELHRVAKHFVDPDYKALDNQTAELAALDKEHPGFARWRTRNTLAHKKPGYVAVTLSLKPTGVAPGDITDKQLDAVADLADRYSFGQLRTSHEQNIILADVEQSQLFTLWGELREGGFATPNIGLLTDIICCPGGDFCSLANAKSIPIAESIQRRFDDLDYLFDIGELDLNISGCMNACGHHHVGHIGILGVDKKGEEFYQVSLGGSASRDASLGKILGPSFAQEAMPDVISKLIDVYVEQRTEDERFIDTYQRIGIDLFKERVYAANH
- a CDS encoding DUF2970 domain-containing protein, yielding MDDPVDNKPPSFWQMLHSVMAAAFGVQSGKNRARDFTHGKPSHFVLLGILFTAVFALTLFAIVKLVLHFAGV
- a CDS encoding ABC transporter substrate-binding protein; its protein translation is MFKFLHVSFLLFGAVFSTCARAESVLFLNPGSTQEAFWLNYSQFMQAAARDLGIDLQILYSQRQPELTLAQARLALQGSNRPDYLIFANEQYVAPQILRLAQNSGVKLFIVNAALTPNQQALVGERTDRIGSLVPNDEEGGYLMMKELIRLHPPVAANEPIEVLAFSGLKITPSAQLREHGMQRALAEHPQVRLRQLVYSGWTQQRAYEQAKQLFARYPKVSLVWSANDEMAFGAMRAFSEAGKVPGKDALFSAVNTSPAALQAMVDGRLSALLGGHFTLGGWALVEVHDYQQGVDLNQFGGRDRQLPLLQLIDKRQARQMLAMGESPDYGVSFRKLSAKGRPASYRYPFTLQTLMR